In Pongo abelii isolate AG06213 chromosome X, NHGRI_mPonAbe1-v2.0_pri, whole genome shotgun sequence, one DNA window encodes the following:
- the MAGEB1 gene encoding melanoma-associated antigen B1 → MPRGQKSKLRAREKRRKAREETQGLKVAHATAAEKEECPSSSPVLGDTPTSSPAAGIPQKPQGAPPTTTAAAAVSCTEFDEGAKCQGEENASFSQATTSTESSVKDPIAWEAGILMHFMLRKYKMREPIMKADMLEVVDEKYKDRFTEILNGASRRLELVFGLDLKEDNPSGHTYTLVSKLNLTNDGNLSNDWDFPRNGLLMPLLGVIFLNGNSATEEEIWKFMNMLGAYDGEEHLIYGEPRKFITQDLVQEKYLKYEQVPNSDPPCYQFLWGPRAYAETTKMKVLEFLAKMNGITPRDCPFHYEEALRDEEERARVRSSVRARHRATATTFRARSRAPFSRSSYPM, encoded by the coding sequence ATGCCTCGGGGTCAGAAGAGTAAGCTCCGAGCTCGTGAGAAACGCCGCAAGGCGCGAGAGGAGACACAGGGTCTCAAGGTTGCTCACGCCactgcagcagagaaagaggagtgcccctcctcctctcctgttTTAGGGGATACTCCCACAAGCTCCCCTGCTGCTGGCATTCCCCAGAAGCCTCAGGGAGCTCCACCCACCACCACTGCTGCTGCAGCTGTGTCATGTACCGAATTTGACGAAGGTGCCAAATGCCAAGGTGAGGAAAATGCAAGTTTCTCCCAGGCTACAACATCCACTGAGAGCTCAGTCAAAGATCCTAtagcctgggaggcaggaatACTGATGCACTTCATGCTACGTAAGTATAAAATGAGAGAGCCCATTATGAAGGCAGATATGCTGGAGGTTGTTGATGAAAAGTACAAGGATCGCTTCACTGAGATCCTCAATGGAGCCTCTCGCCGCTTGGAGCTGGTCTTTGGCCTTGATTTGAAGGAAGACAACCCTAGTGGCCACACCTACACCCTCGTCAGTAAGCTAAACCTCACCAATGATGGAAACCTGAGCAATGATTGGGACTTTCCCAGGAATGGGCTTCTGATGCCTCTCCTGGGTGTGATCTTCTTAAACGGCAACTCCGCCACTGAGGAAGAGATCTGGAAATTCATGAATATGTTGGGAGCCTATGATGGAGAGGAGCACTTAATCTATGGGGAACCCCGTAAGTTCATCACCCAAGATCTAGTGCAGGAAAAATATCTGAAGTACGAGCAGGTGCCCAACAGTGATCCCCCATGCTATCAATTCCTATGGGGTCCGAGAGCCTATGCTGAAACCACCAAGATGAAAGTCCTCGAGTTTTTGGCCAAGATGAACGGTATCACTCCCCGTGACTGCCCATTCCATTATGAAGAGGCTTTGAGAGATGAGGAAGAGAGAGCCCGAGTCCGATCCAGTGTTAGAGCCAGGCATCGCGCTACTGCCACGACTTTTAGAGCACGTTCTAGAGCCCCATTCAGCAGGTCCTCCTACCCCATGTGA